A DNA window from Rhizobium sp. NXC14 contains the following coding sequences:
- the guaB gene encoding IMP dehydrogenase has protein sequence MARIIETATGADALTFDDVLLQPGHSEVMPGQTNIATRIARDFDLNIPILSSAMDTVTESRLAIAMAQAGGLGVIHRNLTPIEQAEEVRQVKKFESGMVVNPVTIGPEAKLAEALSLMKSHGISGIPVVEKSGRLVGILTNRDVRFASDPEQKIHELMTKDNLVTVKESVDQQEAKRLLHSHRIEKLLVVDAEGRCVGLITVKDIEKSQLNPNASKDAQGRLRAAAAISVGDDGFERAERLIEAGVDLLVVDTAHGHSQRVLDAVTRVKKLSNSVRIMAGNVATYDGTRALIDAGADAVKVGIGPGSICTTRIVAGVGVPQLAAIMSAVQAAQDQDVPVIADGGIKFSGDLAKAIAAGASAVMIGSLLAGTDESPGEVYLYQGRSFKAYRGMGSVGAMARGSADRYFQAEVRDTLKLVPEGIEGQVPYKGPVSAVVHQLAGGLKAAMGYVGGKDLKDFQERATFVRISGAGLRESHAHDVTITRESPNYPGAGL, from the coding sequence ATGGCACGCATCATTGAAACGGCAACCGGCGCGGACGCGCTTACCTTCGACGACGTGCTGCTGCAGCCGGGGCACTCCGAGGTCATGCCCGGCCAGACGAACATCGCCACCCGCATCGCCCGCGACTTCGATCTCAACATCCCGATCCTCTCTTCAGCCATGGATACCGTCACCGAAAGCCGGCTGGCGATTGCCATGGCGCAGGCCGGCGGCCTCGGCGTCATCCACCGCAACCTGACGCCGATCGAGCAGGCCGAAGAGGTCCGCCAGGTGAAGAAGTTCGAAAGCGGCATGGTGGTCAATCCCGTCACCATCGGCCCGGAAGCGAAGCTTGCCGAAGCGCTCTCCCTGATGAAATCGCATGGCATCTCCGGCATCCCGGTCGTCGAGAAGTCCGGCCGCCTCGTCGGCATCCTCACCAACCGCGACGTCCGCTTCGCCTCGGATCCGGAGCAGAAGATCCATGAACTGATGACCAAGGACAATCTGGTCACCGTCAAGGAGAGCGTCGATCAGCAGGAGGCCAAGCGCCTGCTGCATTCGCATCGCATCGAGAAGCTGCTGGTCGTCGACGCCGAAGGCCGCTGCGTCGGCCTCATCACCGTCAAGGATATCGAGAAGTCGCAGCTGAACCCGAACGCCTCCAAGGATGCGCAGGGCCGGCTTCGCGCCGCCGCCGCCATCAGCGTCGGCGACGACGGCTTCGAGCGCGCCGAACGGCTGATCGAGGCCGGCGTCGACCTCCTGGTCGTCGATACCGCCCATGGCCATTCGCAGCGCGTCCTCGATGCTGTGACCCGCGTCAAGAAGCTTTCCAACTCGGTCAGGATCATGGCCGGCAACGTCGCAACCTATGACGGCACCAGGGCGCTGATCGATGCCGGTGCGGACGCCGTCAAGGTTGGCATCGGCCCCGGTTCGATCTGCACGACGCGCATTGTCGCCGGCGTCGGCGTTCCCCAACTCGCCGCCATTATGTCGGCCGTCCAGGCCGCCCAGGATCAGGATGTGCCCGTTATCGCCGATGGCGGCATCAAATTCTCCGGAGACCTTGCCAAGGCAATCGCCGCCGGCGCCTCCGCCGTCATGATCGGCTCGCTGCTCGCCGGCACCGATGAGAGCCCGGGCGAGGTCTATCTTTACCAGGGCCGTTCCTTCAAGGCCTATCGCGGCATGGGCTCCGTCGGCGCCATGGCCCGTGGCTCGGCCGACCGTTATTTCCAGGCTGAGGTGCGCGACACGCTGAAGCTCGTCCCGGAGGGCATCGAGGGTCAGGTGCCCTACAAGGGACCGGTCTCGGCCGTCGTCCACCAGCTCGCCGGCGGTCTCAAGGCCGCCATGGGTTATGTCGGCGGCAAGGACCTGAAGGATTTCCAAGAGCGCGCCACCTTCGTGCGCATCTCCGGCGCCGGCCTTCGCGAAAGCCACGCCCATGACGTGACGATCACCCGCGAGAGCCCGAACTATCCGGGCGCCGGCCTCTGA
- a CDS encoding MAPEG family protein has product MTGYEIFWPLLAHVALVYGLYGLLGLRRKKMVRAGKVARSDYRENRGEPVESLVVKNALANQFELPVLFYACSILLYITQADNIFTVSLAWIFVALRYAHAAVHVTSNEMRYRSPLFAAGYLVLAVLWVWLAVWMAMD; this is encoded by the coding sequence ATGACCGGCTATGAAATCTTCTGGCCACTCCTTGCCCATGTGGCCCTGGTCTATGGTCTCTACGGGCTTCTTGGCTTGAGGCGAAAGAAAATGGTCCGAGCCGGAAAAGTCGCTCGGTCGGATTACCGAGAAAATCGCGGCGAGCCGGTCGAAAGCCTCGTTGTGAAGAACGCTCTCGCCAACCAGTTCGAACTGCCGGTGCTCTTCTATGCCTGCAGCATTCTCCTTTATATCACGCAGGCCGACAACATCTTCACCGTCAGTCTTGCGTGGATCTTCGTCGCGCTGCGTTATGCTCACGCCGCCGTTCACGTCACCAGCAATGAAATGCGCTATCGCAGTCCTCTTTTTGCGGCAGGCTACCTTGTGCTCGCTGTCCTGTGGGTCTGGCTCGCTGTGTGGATGGCGATGGACTGA
- a CDS encoding LysR substrate-binding domain-containing protein, with translation MSAPLDLDQLQTFIAIVDSGSFTKAADRVYKTQSAVSMQMRRLEERIGKQLFIKDGRGNRLTVEGEKLLNYARRIIRLNNEAIAAFDDNRLEGTLRIGTPDDYADRYMPEIIGRFAKTHPNVELYIVCEPSVDLAERMHKGELDIALVTHNPRERMSDVVRTEPLCWVGSANHPIRDDAPVPLAVGRRDCQWRQLACSALDAVGREHQILFTSWSCTVVAAAVLAGMAVSVMPESALRTGMKVLSQADGFPALPPVQIGIMKRPGVSLSLMNAITAHITACLDNITPAVVDDGLDADVKSAQARLYPRPKAANMVPSW, from the coding sequence ATGTCCGCGCCTCTTGATCTCGACCAGTTGCAGACTTTCATCGCCATCGTCGATTCCGGCAGCTTCACCAAGGCCGCCGACAGGGTCTACAAGACCCAATCCGCCGTCTCCATGCAGATGCGCCGTCTCGAAGAGCGCATCGGCAAGCAGCTGTTCATCAAGGACGGCCGCGGTAACCGGCTGACGGTCGAGGGGGAAAAACTGCTCAATTACGCCCGCCGCATCATCCGCCTCAACAATGAGGCGATCGCCGCCTTCGACGACAACAGGCTGGAGGGGACGCTGCGCATCGGTACGCCGGATGATTATGCCGACCGCTATATGCCTGAAATCATCGGCCGCTTTGCCAAGACCCATCCGAACGTCGAGCTCTACATCGTCTGCGAGCCCTCGGTGGATCTCGCCGAGCGCATGCACAAGGGTGAGCTCGACATCGCGCTCGTCACCCACAATCCGCGCGAGCGCATGTCCGATGTGGTGAGAACCGAGCCGCTCTGCTGGGTCGGCTCGGCAAACCATCCGATCCGCGACGACGCGCCGGTGCCGCTTGCCGTCGGCCGCCGCGACTGCCAATGGCGCCAGCTCGCCTGCTCGGCTCTCGATGCCGTAGGCCGCGAGCACCAGATCCTGTTCACCAGCTGGTCCTGCACCGTCGTCGCCGCGGCGGTGCTGGCCGGCATGGCGGTCTCGGTCATGCCGGAATCGGCGCTGCGGACGGGCATGAAGGTGCTAAGCCAGGCCGACGGTTTCCCGGCGCTGCCGCCGGTGCAGATCGGCATCATGAAGCGGCCAGGCGTCTCGCTGTCGCTGATGAACGCGATTACGGCGCATATCACTGCCTGCCTCGACAACATCACGCCGGCTGTCGTCGACGACGGTCTGGACGCGGATGTCAAATCGGCTCAGGCGCGGCTTTACCCGCGGCCGAAGGCCGCCAACATGGTGCCGAGCTGGTAG
- a CDS encoding DUF937 domain-containing protein: protein MLPLFDMMMQAQNGAAMEAVARQFNLAQEQATKAMAALMPAFSAGLKRSTSNPYDFVGLMQAVASGNYARYFEDMSRAFTPEGISDGNSILAQLFGSKEVSRAIAAQAAQMTGIGQEIYKQMLPVLADTLMGGLFKQTTGQMAAPVNPFVNTAMGETIQKWLESTGFAPKPKTAPEASIFDNPFTQAMQTMFSAPKPEPAPQPNPFLDNPFAKAFQEMMAGLSQQPAAQKPAAKTQAAPKEEQKLNAESYADMLNAMFDSGLEVQKSYQRNLEAIFETYRPKPSSET, encoded by the coding sequence CTGCCACTCTTCGACATGATGATGCAGGCGCAGAACGGCGCAGCGATGGAAGCGGTCGCCCGTCAATTCAACTTGGCTCAGGAGCAGGCAACGAAGGCCATGGCCGCGCTGATGCCGGCCTTTTCCGCCGGCCTGAAGCGCAGCACCAGCAATCCTTACGATTTCGTCGGATTGATGCAGGCCGTCGCCTCCGGCAATTACGCACGTTATTTCGAAGATATGAGCCGGGCTTTCACGCCTGAGGGCATTTCCGACGGCAACAGTATCCTCGCCCAGCTCTTCGGCTCCAAAGAGGTTTCGCGGGCGATCGCAGCCCAGGCCGCCCAGATGACCGGGATCGGGCAGGAAATCTACAAACAGATGCTGCCGGTGCTGGCAGATACGCTGATGGGCGGGCTCTTCAAGCAAACGACCGGTCAGATGGCCGCGCCCGTCAATCCCTTCGTCAACACGGCGATGGGCGAGACCATCCAGAAATGGCTGGAAAGCACGGGCTTCGCACCGAAGCCAAAGACTGCTCCTGAAGCCAGCATCTTCGACAACCCGTTCACGCAAGCGATGCAGACGATGTTTTCGGCACCGAAGCCCGAACCGGCGCCTCAACCCAACCCCTTCCTCGACAATCCCTTCGCCAAGGCTTTCCAGGAGATGATGGCCGGCCTCAGCCAGCAGCCGGCGGCCCAAAAGCCGGCAGCGAAGACGCAGGCAGCGCCGAAGGAAGAGCAAAAACTCAATGCCGAGAGCTATGCCGACATGCTGAACGCCATGTTCGACAGCGGGCTGGAGGTGCAGAAGAGCTATCAGAGGAATCTGGAGGCGATCTTCGAAACCTACCGGCCGAAGCCTTCGTCAGAGACCTAA
- a CDS encoding VOC family protein, producing the protein MLLYVTLGTNDLDRAGHFYDAVLPVLGYRRQHFSQEEIGYSAPGDTRCRFWVVTPFNRRRATSGNGAMVAFAAETRAAVDAFHAAAIAAGAANEGGPGLRSYHAHFYAAYVRDLDGNKLSAVCESPE; encoded by the coding sequence ATGCTTCTTTACGTCACCCTCGGAACCAACGACCTCGACCGCGCAGGGCATTTTTACGATGCCGTTCTGCCGGTGCTCGGCTATCGTCGCCAGCATTTTTCGCAGGAGGAGATCGGCTATTCCGCGCCAGGCGATACGCGCTGCCGCTTCTGGGTGGTGACGCCCTTCAATCGCCGCCGGGCGACATCAGGCAATGGCGCCATGGTCGCATTCGCAGCCGAGACGCGGGCAGCCGTCGATGCATTCCATGCGGCGGCTATTGCGGCAGGCGCCGCCAATGAAGGCGGGCCGGGTCTGCGCTCCTACCATGCCCATTTCTATGCCGCCTATGTCCGCGATCTCGACGGCAACAAACTCTCTGCCGTCTGCGAGAGCCCTGAATAG
- a CDS encoding DUF1127 domain-containing protein: MHTTDRTLELDCGRLTPTFYQRLAAGLAPLTFLFRVFRNRMEINALHDLNDAQLRDIGLTRADLTSAFLASTFFEDPSEHLTRSARNRWRLQFFRSSDE, encoded by the coding sequence ATGCACACGACAGACCGGACACTAGAACTCGACTGCGGTAGGCTTACCCCGACGTTTTACCAGCGTCTGGCGGCAGGCCTTGCGCCGTTGACCTTCCTCTTTCGCGTGTTCCGCAATCGCATGGAGATCAACGCGCTGCATGATCTGAACGACGCGCAGCTGAGGGACATCGGCCTCACCCGGGCCGACCTGACCTCGGCGTTCCTGGCCTCGACTTTTTTTGAGGACCCGTCGGAACATCTGACGCGCTCGGCGCGTAATCGTTGGCGCCTGCAGTTCTTCCGCTCCTCCGACGAGTAG
- a CDS encoding DHA2 family efflux MFS transporter permease subunit has product MNRIVPLILAVALFMEQMDSTVISTALPAIAKDLNVGPITLKLALTSYMVALAVFIPVSGWMADRFGAKKIFRLAISVFVIGSIFCAVSSNLVEFVFARFLQGMGGAMMTPVGRLVLVRTTQRSDLVSAMALLTIPALVGPLTGPPLGGFITTYFSWHWIFLINVPVGIIGIWLATIFLPEVEAMAPPKLDFTGFVLTSLSAAGVVFGLSVVSLPALPPIIGITATLVGLGCGVLYISHAKRHPAPILNLNLFKNPTFRASTMGGNLFRICVGAMPFLTPLMLQLGFGLTPFQSGLITFAGAIGAITTKFMAKRVFAATGFRTTLIGAAMVTTLVTIVTGLFTPATPHLVIIGVLLLGGFSRSFMFTGVNALAFADINDAEASQATSMSSVMQQVSLALGVAVAAAILETSIYIRGEALDVADFHLAFYIIAGLTVIATIPFIRMDRNAGALVSGHRSRRVAASAIEAEQQAVK; this is encoded by the coding sequence ATGAACCGCATCGTCCCGCTGATCCTTGCCGTCGCTCTCTTCATGGAGCAGATGGACTCCACCGTGATTTCGACGGCGCTCCCGGCAATCGCCAAGGATCTCAATGTCGGGCCGATCACGCTGAAGCTGGCGCTGACCTCCTACATGGTGGCGCTGGCGGTGTTCATCCCGGTCAGCGGCTGGATGGCCGACAGGTTCGGCGCCAAGAAGATCTTCCGCCTTGCCATCTCGGTCTTCGTCATTGGCTCGATCTTCTGCGCCGTCTCCTCCAATCTCGTCGAATTCGTTTTCGCCCGGTTCCTGCAGGGCATGGGCGGCGCGATGATGACGCCGGTCGGCCGTCTCGTCCTGGTGCGCACCACGCAGCGCAGCGACCTTGTCTCCGCCATGGCGCTGCTCACCATTCCCGCCCTTGTCGGCCCGCTCACCGGCCCGCCGCTCGGCGGCTTCATCACCACCTATTTCAGCTGGCACTGGATCTTCCTGATCAACGTGCCGGTGGGCATCATCGGCATCTGGCTTGCAACGATCTTCCTGCCGGAGGTGGAAGCAATGGCGCCGCCGAAGCTCGATTTCACGGGCTTCGTGCTGACCTCGCTTTCAGCCGCCGGCGTCGTCTTCGGCCTGTCGGTGGTCAGCCTGCCGGCCCTGCCGCCGATCATCGGCATCACCGCGACCTTAGTCGGCCTTGGCTGCGGCGTCCTCTACATCAGCCATGCGAAGCGCCACCCGGCGCCGATCCTCAACCTCAATCTGTTCAAAAATCCGACGTTCCGGGCTTCGACCATGGGCGGCAATCTCTTTCGAATCTGCGTCGGCGCCATGCCGTTCCTGACACCGCTGATGCTGCAGCTCGGCTTCGGGCTGACGCCGTTCCAATCCGGTCTCATCACCTTTGCCGGAGCGATCGGTGCGATCACCACAAAGTTCATGGCCAAGCGCGTTTTCGCCGCCACCGGCTTTCGCACGACGCTGATCGGCGCCGCCATGGTGACGACGCTCGTGACCATCGTCACCGGCCTCTTCACGCCGGCAACGCCGCATCTCGTCATTATCGGCGTGCTGCTTCTCGGCGGCTTCTCCCGCTCCTTCATGTTCACCGGCGTCAATGCGCTTGCCTTCGCCGATATCAACGATGCCGAAGCCAGCCAGGCGACATCGATGAGCTCCGTCATGCAGCAGGTCAGCTTGGCGCTTGGCGTCGCGGTGGCGGCCGCAATATTGGAGACCTCGATCTATATCAGGGGCGAGGCGCTTGATGTGGCCGATTTCCACCTGGCTTTCTATATCATTGCCGGACTGACGGTGATTGCGACCATTCCCTTCATCCGCATGGATCGCAACGCTGGCGCGCTCGTTTCCGGCCATCGCTCGAGACGCGTGGCGGCATCTGCGATCGAGGCCGAGCAGCAAGCAGTGAAATGA
- a CDS encoding MBL fold metallo-hydrolase — protein sequence MAISTHIKRRTLFVASLGLLAAPMILREKAEAAVTGESSTMDAAPLPEIDQFKLGSYKVTVVRDGINISEKPHETFGTNQDPETVKALLTANFLPADKFLNGYSPALIDTGSDVILVDTGFGAAGRVRGAGRLAEGLKAAGYSTDDVTVVALTHLHGDHIGGLTENAAAAFKNARYVIGQAEYDFWSNKSREGTPAEGGHKAVLANVTPLVEKATFIKDGDSVAPGMTAMLAAGHSPGHMVFHVESEGKRLVLTGDTANHYILSLLRPDWEVRFDMDKAQAAASRRKVFDMIATEKIAFLGYHMPFPAVGFAEKQDGGYRFVPKTYQFDI from the coding sequence ATGGCAATCTCAACGCATATAAAGCGGCGCACGCTTTTTGTCGCAAGCCTAGGACTGTTGGCGGCGCCGATGATTTTAAGAGAGAAGGCCGAAGCGGCCGTGACTGGAGAAAGCAGCACTATGGATGCAGCGCCTTTGCCCGAAATCGATCAATTCAAGCTTGGTTCCTACAAGGTTACCGTCGTGCGCGACGGCATCAACATCTCCGAAAAGCCCCATGAAACCTTCGGCACCAATCAGGACCCCGAAACGGTCAAGGCATTGCTGACCGCAAACTTCCTGCCGGCAGATAAATTTCTCAACGGATATTCGCCTGCCCTCATCGATACCGGCTCGGATGTCATTCTTGTCGATACCGGCTTCGGTGCAGCCGGGCGGGTGCGCGGCGCCGGCCGCCTTGCCGAAGGCTTGAAAGCCGCAGGATATTCAACAGACGACGTCACCGTCGTGGCGCTCACCCACCTGCACGGCGATCATATTGGCGGCCTGACGGAAAATGCCGCAGCTGCCTTCAAGAATGCCCGCTATGTCATCGGCCAGGCGGAATATGACTTTTGGTCGAACAAATCACGCGAAGGTACGCCCGCCGAAGGCGGCCACAAAGCCGTGCTCGCCAACGTGACGCCGCTCGTCGAAAAAGCCACCTTCATCAAAGACGGTGACAGCGTTGCGCCCGGCATGACAGCGATGCTGGCAGCCGGTCACAGCCCGGGCCACATGGTGTTCCATGTTGAATCCGAGGGTAAACGCCTGGTGCTGACCGGCGATACGGCCAACCATTATATTCTGTCGCTGCTGCGCCCGGATTGGGAAGTGCGCTTCGATATGGACAAGGCACAGGCGGCAGCCAGCCGCCGCAAGGTTTTCGACATGATCGCCACCGAGAAGATCGCCTTCCTCGGCTACCACATGCCTTTCCCGGCGGTCGGTTTCGCCGAGAAGCAGGATGGCGGCTATCGTTTCGTGCCGAAGACCTATCAGTTCGACATCTGA
- a CDS encoding LysR family transcriptional regulator has translation MNKFPDFEGLAMFAKVAEERSFLRAAQTLGVSVPTVSRAVSRLEHRLGARLFNRTSRQLALTEFGLRLVDSAARIYAEAEMAEDTAREIATRPKGLIRLAAPMAFGTRWLAPVLPEFFELFPEISIDLHMSDAVVDIVGEGFDAALRIAVLPDSSLVARRLTPVDRFILAAPAYLDRYGVPEHPSELAAHHCLGYSYRARQDVWRLRNSEGKEEVIVPSGSLKATNSQALVPMALRGLGIIELPEFLAHDYLIDGRLKPILPGWTLPTGAVYFVTPSARNRPAKVEVLSDFMMARLSNPVWRRRS, from the coding sequence ATGAACAAGTTTCCCGATTTCGAGGGTCTGGCGATGTTTGCGAAGGTCGCCGAAGAGCGTTCTTTCCTTCGGGCTGCACAGACGCTCGGCGTGTCAGTGCCGACCGTTTCGCGCGCCGTGAGCCGTCTTGAGCACAGGCTGGGGGCAAGGCTCTTTAACCGCACCTCTCGGCAGCTCGCGTTGACTGAATTCGGCCTGCGACTGGTCGACAGCGCCGCACGAATCTATGCGGAAGCCGAGATGGCAGAGGACACTGCCAGGGAGATTGCCACCCGGCCGAAGGGGCTCATCAGGCTTGCCGCACCGATGGCCTTCGGGACACGCTGGCTGGCGCCGGTCCTGCCTGAGTTTTTCGAGCTCTTTCCGGAGATTTCGATCGACCTGCACATGAGCGATGCCGTCGTCGATATCGTAGGAGAAGGCTTTGATGCGGCGCTCAGAATCGCGGTGCTGCCGGATTCGTCATTGGTCGCGCGCAGGCTGACGCCGGTGGATCGCTTCATTCTCGCTGCACCCGCATATCTCGATCGGTACGGCGTGCCGGAACATCCGAGCGAACTAGCGGCTCATCATTGCCTCGGATACTCCTACAGGGCGCGGCAGGATGTCTGGCGCCTGCGCAACAGTGAAGGTAAGGAGGAGGTCATCGTACCAAGTGGCTCTCTCAAGGCAACCAATTCGCAAGCTTTGGTGCCAATGGCGCTACGCGGCCTCGGGATCATCGAGCTACCCGAGTTTCTCGCACATGACTATCTCATAGACGGCCGGCTGAAGCCGATCCTTCCCGGCTGGACGCTGCCAACAGGCGCAGTGTATTTCGTCACACCTTCTGCTCGCAACCGGCCAGCGAAGGTCGAGGTCCTTTCCGATTTCATGATGGCGAGACTGTCAAATCCGGTTTGGCGGCGAAGGAGCTGA
- a CDS encoding SDR family oxidoreductase — MTQRLNAKIAVITGATSGIGLATARRFVAEGARVFITGRRKDVLDAAVAEIGGGVVGIQADSANPADLDRLYERVKAEAGKVDVLFVNAGGGSMLPLGEITEEQYDDTFDRNVKGVLFTVQKALPLLSTGSSIILTGSTAGSTGTPAFSVYAASKAALRSFARNWILDLKDRGIRVNTLSPGPTETTGLVELAGKDPVQQQGLLDALAAQVPMGRVGRAEEVAAAALFLASEDSSFVTGAELFVDGGSAQV; from the coding sequence ATGACACAACGATTGAATGCGAAGATTGCGGTTATCACCGGCGCCACGTCTGGCATTGGCCTTGCAACGGCCAGGCGCTTCGTCGCTGAGGGCGCACGGGTTTTCATCACGGGCCGTCGCAAGGACGTTCTCGATGCGGCAGTCGCTGAGATCGGCGGCGGGGTTGTGGGAATTCAGGCTGACTCAGCCAATCCAGCCGACCTCGATCGCCTCTATGAACGGGTGAAGGCAGAAGCTGGGAAAGTCGACGTGCTCTTCGTCAACGCGGGTGGTGGCTCCATGTTGCCCCTCGGCGAAATTACCGAAGAGCAGTATGACGACACGTTCGATCGGAATGTGAAGGGAGTTCTCTTTACGGTCCAGAAGGCCTTGCCACTGCTTTCGACAGGATCATCGATCATCCTGACGGGATCGACAGCAGGCTCGACCGGGACACCCGCCTTCAGCGTTTACGCTGCATCGAAAGCCGCTCTGCGCAGTTTTGCGCGCAACTGGATCCTCGACTTGAAGGATCGCGGGATTCGGGTCAACACGCTTAGCCCTGGTCCGACGGAAACGACCGGACTGGTCGAATTGGCAGGTAAGGACCCAGTGCAACAGCAGGGCCTGCTTGACGCCCTGGCGGCCCAGGTGCCAATGGGCAGGGTCGGCCGTGCCGAGGAAGTTGCCGCTGCCGCACTCTTCCTCGCTTCGGAGGATTCCAGCTTCGTCACCGGTGCCGAACTCTTCGTCGATGGCGGCAGCGCCCAGGTGTGA
- a CDS encoding TetR family transcriptional regulator, producing the protein MGAESMDRIGLRRQPKQERSIQRLDLILAAAAKIIAKKGVSAMRMTELAIAAKVPIGSVYQYFPEKAAIVKALFDQHASAIQAKTAAMFSDVQSLDQALDRVCATIDWYYESYRDDPVYRGVWMGTETDQDLLRLNIEHSGRVAGIFHDAVSRLAPDLCDEEMFARTYLFSHLIGAVVRLAAVSEETIARCMLGEWKRVIRASLFAASAA; encoded by the coding sequence ATGGGCGCGGAAAGCATGGATCGCATCGGCTTGCGCAGGCAGCCGAAGCAGGAGCGCAGCATCCAGAGGCTGGATCTTATCCTCGCCGCCGCCGCCAAGATCATCGCCAAAAAGGGCGTCAGCGCCATGCGGATGACGGAACTCGCGATCGCCGCCAAGGTACCGATCGGCTCGGTTTACCAGTATTTTCCCGAGAAGGCGGCGATCGTAAAAGCCCTGTTCGACCAGCACGCTTCGGCGATCCAGGCGAAGACGGCGGCGATGTTCAGCGATGTGCAGTCACTCGATCAGGCCCTCGATCGCGTCTGCGCCACCATCGACTGGTATTACGAATCTTATCGCGACGATCCCGTCTATCGCGGCGTCTGGATGGGAACCGAAACCGATCAGGATCTGCTTCGGCTGAACATCGAGCATAGCGGTCGCGTCGCCGGTATCTTTCATGACGCCGTAAGCAGGTTGGCTCCCGACCTTTGCGACGAGGAAATGTTCGCGCGCACTTACCTTTTCAGCCACCTGATCGGCGCCGTCGTCCGGCTTGCCGCTGTCAGCGAAGAGACCATAGCGCGGTGCATGCTCGGCGAGTGGAAGCGCGTCATCCGCGCCTCCCTTTTTGCAGCCAGCGCCGCCTGA